The window GCAGCTACTGCATAACCATAAAGGCCTTTATAAAAAACTATGGAAATTCCAAGAAGTATAACAAGCTAGAAATCCTGCGGTAAGAAAATCTTGATCGGGTTTGATTCAAAATTGTTTAATTTACAATTTTTTTAGACTAGACTTGGTAAGTGTTAGTAATTTATAAAATTATTATAGGCAAAGGTATTTTGAAATGAAAAAATTTACAATTAATTGCGACTTTGGTGGCCAACTCTCCCCATTTACTATTTTTATCGGGAAACCTGAACACTCCCATCATCCATTGCATTTTCAAGCAGATTGGCTCTCAAAACAACGTGGTGGAATGATACCAGGAGATGTTATGGATGCTGTCAGTCAGCTTCAAGAACTAGCAGAAAAAAATGGAGTCTCTTTAGAAGAATTGTGCGTATATGCTCTTGGTACAAAAGAAGAACAAGCTGCTCTTGAAGGAAGTACCGAGAAAGCAAGTACAGAAACAGAGCAAGTTTCTGGAGAAGAAGCGAGTAGTAATGAATAACTTAAGTCATCAAACTTTCTAGTTGATACAACTTGTAAAGCACGCTATACTACCATAAGTAGTACAGTTAAAAAGCTTTTTAACTCCTTGAGTGTATAAAATAAATTAAAGAAATATTGTCCTATGACCTTGACTGTAACGAATCCACAAGTAACTAGTGAAAGCCCTATTCCGGTCGTTCCAATTCCAGTTACGGCTTCTACTTGGGGAGAAATCAACGTACCAACTAATACTTCAGTTATCGCACCCGTGCTTCTGGTAACAAATCTGGAGGCTGTGGATTTAGCTACTTCTGGCCCTGCTGTTAATATTCTGGGAGAAGGGCAGGATGCAGAGGGTAGCTATGTTCATAACCTACCGGAAATTTTTACCCCTTTTAGTGAGTAAGTTTTTTATCTTTCTCCTCTATAAGAGAGCTTCTGATTTTTTGTTATAGGAAATTAGGCAGTTCTTTTTCAAGTATTGTAAGTTTTTCAATATCCCCGCCTCCTGCTTGTGCTAGGTCTGCCTGTCCACCACCACTCCCACCAATAAAACCAGTTAATTTTTTTACAATGTTACCGGCATTATACTCAGATGTTATATTTTTAGACACCCCAACTAATACTGATAATTTATCATCTAATTTACTAGTATATACCACAACCAGATTATTATGATTTTTTACCATATCTTGTAGTGCCATACGCAGTAGTTTAGAGTTAACATTATCAATCTGCTTATAGATTAATCTAATATTATCGATATCTTTAGCAATTCTATTAATTTCCTCTGCAGTTAAGGATAAAGTTTCTAGCTGTTTTTTTTCTAGATCCTTTTCTAGCTCCTTTTTACTGTGAATAAGGGAATCTAGTTTTTGTAAAACATCCTGCTTATTAGTTTTGAGGTTATTT of the Candidatus Megaera polyxenophila genome contains:
- a CDS encoding peptidase C14, which codes for MKKFTINCDFGGQLSPFTIFIGKPEHSHHPLHFQADWLSKQRGGMIPGDVMDAVSQLQELAEKNGVSLEELCVYALGTKEEQAALEGSTEKASTETEQVSGEEASSNE